In Streptomyces chartreusis NRRL 3882, the following are encoded in one genomic region:
- a CDS encoding SDR family NAD(P)-dependent oxidoreductase, translating into MGKLDGRVVIITGAARGQGEQEARLFAAEGARVVVADVLDDQGEALAKEIGARYVHLDVGREDDWQAAVTAAQDAYGRVDGLVNNAGILRFNTLLDTPLDEFMRVVQVNQVGCFLGIKAVAPGMADGGTIVNTASCTGVTGMAAVGAYAASKHAVVGLTRVAALELAGRGIRVNAVCPGAIDTAMSNPARLDPDADAEETARGLDRLYRKLVPLGRVGQPQEVARLALFLSCDDSSYITGQPFVIDGGWLAGVSVI; encoded by the coding sequence ATGGGCAAGCTCGACGGACGGGTCGTCATCATCACCGGCGCCGCGCGCGGCCAGGGCGAGCAGGAGGCCCGGCTGTTCGCCGCCGAGGGTGCCCGGGTGGTCGTCGCGGACGTCCTCGACGACCAGGGCGAGGCCCTCGCGAAGGAGATCGGCGCCCGGTACGTCCATCTCGACGTCGGCCGGGAGGACGACTGGCAGGCGGCCGTCACCGCCGCCCAGGACGCGTACGGCCGGGTCGACGGGCTCGTCAACAACGCCGGCATCCTCCGCTTCAACACCCTCCTCGACACACCCCTCGACGAGTTCATGCGGGTCGTCCAGGTCAACCAGGTGGGCTGCTTCCTCGGCATCAAGGCCGTCGCCCCCGGGATGGCCGACGGGGGCACGATCGTCAACACCGCCTCCTGTACCGGCGTGACCGGGATGGCGGCGGTGGGCGCGTACGCGGCGAGCAAGCACGCGGTGGTCGGTCTGACCCGGGTCGCCGCGCTGGAGCTGGCCGGGCGGGGGATACGCGTCAACGCCGTCTGTCCGGGCGCCATCGACACCGCGATGTCCAACCCGGCCCGGCTGGACCCGGACGCCGATGCGGAGGAGACGGCCAGGGGGCTCGACCGGCTGTACCGCAAGCTCGTGCCGCTGGGGCGGGTCGGGCAGCCGCAGGAGGTGGCGCGGCTCGCCCTGTTCCTGTCGTGCGACGACTCCTCCTACATCACCGGCCAGCCGTTCGTGATCGACGGCGGATGGCTGGCGGGTGTGAGCGTCATCTGA
- a CDS encoding aldehyde dehydrogenase family protein yields MTARQALFVGGSWVEPDGGHYEVIDPATEQTVGWAPEASRDQVHAACAAAREAFGPWSATPPQERAAVLARAADIVRDRLVPYAELARAETGATTATARGMQVGVAAARFRRYARVEPAEWAIPPQINEAGPMGRAGVVGALAVRQPVGVVTCVTSYNNPWANPAGKIAPALAMGNTVVVKPAPQDPLSVYRMAQALEAAGVPPGVVNVVSGARTEVGEAAVASPDVDMVSFTGSTAVGQRIAEVCGRGMKRQLMELGGKGAAVVLDDADIGSAVAGIGTTFSFYSGQICTAPTRVLAQRGIYDRLVGQLAAYARRLKVGDPREPDTVVGPVISAAHRDRVESYVELGRKEGAVVVTGGDRPGLPTGFYVTPTLLADCTNDMRVAREEIFGPVVVVIPFEDEEEGVALANDTDYGLIDYVWSADVARAFRLARRLRAGGVGVNTVGRNMEAPFGGFKKSGVGRDVGSYALHSYSEVQSIVWPG; encoded by the coding sequence GTGACGGCACGGCAGGCGCTGTTCGTCGGCGGTTCCTGGGTGGAGCCGGACGGGGGGCACTACGAGGTGATCGACCCGGCGACCGAGCAGACCGTCGGGTGGGCGCCGGAGGCCTCGCGGGATCAGGTGCACGCGGCCTGCGCCGCGGCCCGCGAGGCCTTCGGGCCGTGGTCGGCCACGCCTCCTCAGGAGCGGGCGGCGGTCCTCGCACGCGCGGCGGACATCGTCCGGGACCGTCTCGTGCCGTACGCCGAACTGGCCCGGGCCGAGACCGGCGCGACCACCGCTACCGCACGCGGCATGCAGGTCGGGGTCGCCGCCGCCCGGTTCCGGCGCTACGCGCGCGTGGAGCCCGCCGAGTGGGCGATCCCGCCGCAGATCAACGAGGCCGGGCCGATGGGGCGGGCGGGCGTCGTGGGCGCACTCGCCGTACGCCAGCCCGTCGGCGTCGTCACCTGCGTCACCTCGTACAACAACCCCTGGGCCAACCCCGCCGGCAAGATCGCCCCCGCCCTGGCCATGGGCAACACGGTCGTGGTGAAGCCGGCGCCCCAGGACCCCCTGTCGGTCTACCGGATGGCTCAGGCGCTGGAGGCCGCCGGTGTGCCGCCGGGCGTGGTCAACGTGGTCAGTGGTGCACGGACCGAGGTCGGCGAGGCGGCCGTGGCGTCGCCGGACGTCGACATGGTCAGCTTCACCGGGTCCACCGCGGTCGGGCAGCGCATCGCCGAGGTGTGCGGGCGCGGCATGAAGCGGCAGTTGATGGAACTGGGCGGGAAGGGCGCGGCGGTCGTCCTCGACGACGCCGACATCGGCTCGGCGGTCGCCGGGATCGGCACCACCTTCTCCTTCTACAGCGGCCAGATCTGCACGGCGCCGACACGGGTGCTGGCGCAGCGCGGGATCTACGACCGGCTGGTCGGCCAACTGGCCGCATACGCACGCCGGTTGAAGGTGGGCGATCCACGGGAGCCGGACACGGTCGTCGGGCCGGTGATCTCGGCGGCGCACCGGGACCGGGTGGAGTCGTACGTCGAACTGGGCCGGAAGGAAGGCGCGGTGGTCGTCACGGGCGGCGACCGCCCCGGCCTGCCGACCGGCTTCTACGTCACCCCGACCCTCCTCGCCGACTGCACCAACGACATGCGCGTGGCCCGCGAGGAGATCTTCGGCCCGGTGGTGGTCGTCATCCCCTTCGAGGACGAGGAGGAGGGCGTGGCGCTCGCCAACGACACCGACTACGGCCTCATCGACTACGTCTGGTCGGCCGACGTGGCCAGGGCCTTCCGGCTGGCCCGGCGCCTGCGGGCCGGCGGCGTCGGCGTCAACACCGTGGGCCGCAACATGGAGGCCCCGTTCGGCGGCTTCAAGAAGAGCGGCGTCGGCCGGGACGTCGGCTCGTACGCCCTGCACTCGTACAGCGAGGTGCAGTCCATCGTCTGGCCGGGGTGA
- a CDS encoding N-acyl-D-amino-acid deacylase family protein, with product MLDHVIRGATVVDGTGAPSYTSDVGIKDGRVAAIGQITQETRTTEDATGLVLTPGFVDPHTHYDAQLFWDPYATPSLNHGVTTVAGGNCGFTLAPLHPGRPEDADYTRRMMSKVEGMSLVALEEGAPWNWHGFGEYLDALEGRIAVNAGFMVGHCALRRYVMGPEAIGGQPSGEQLAAMIRLLRESMDAGAWGFSTTQSTSHSDGDGKPVASRHAGPAELLALSRAVGEHDGTQIEAIVAGCLDQFSDAEIDLFTEMSAAAGRPLNWNVLTIDAAVPERVPRQLLASEQARKAGGRVVALTMPILTPMNMSLGTFCALNLIPGWGPVLGLPVPERIERLRDPDVRDGMLRRARSKEAGVFRRLANFGRYVIGDTYSQANAGLTGRVVKDIAEERGQEPFACLVEICANDELRTVLWPMPPDNDPASWALRAETWRHEDVLLGGSDAGAHLDRMCGAPYTTRFLGDCLRGRKLAGLEQAVKMLTDDPARLFGLRERGQVREGWHADLVLFDPERIDAGPATLVHDLPGDSPRLDSRALGVRAVWVNGVEAIRDDVVTGAVPGRVLRSGRDTETVSTR from the coding sequence ATGCTCGATCACGTCATCAGGGGGGCGACCGTAGTCGACGGGACAGGTGCGCCCTCCTACACGTCCGACGTCGGCATCAAGGACGGCCGGGTCGCCGCCATCGGGCAGATCACGCAGGAAACGCGCACCACCGAAGACGCCACCGGTCTCGTCCTCACCCCCGGCTTCGTCGACCCCCACACCCACTACGACGCCCAGCTCTTCTGGGATCCGTATGCCACGCCCTCCCTCAACCACGGGGTCACCACCGTCGCCGGCGGGAACTGCGGGTTCACCCTCGCGCCGCTGCACCCGGGCCGTCCGGAGGACGCCGACTACACGCGGCGGATGATGTCCAAGGTCGAGGGCATGTCGCTGGTGGCGTTGGAGGAGGGGGCGCCCTGGAACTGGCACGGCTTCGGGGAGTATCTCGATGCCCTGGAGGGGCGGATCGCCGTCAACGCCGGGTTCATGGTCGGGCACTGCGCGCTGCGGCGGTACGTGATGGGGCCGGAGGCCATCGGCGGGCAGCCGTCCGGTGAGCAACTGGCGGCGATGATCCGGCTGTTGCGGGAGTCCATGGACGCCGGGGCCTGGGGATTCTCCACCACCCAGTCGACCAGCCACTCCGACGGCGACGGGAAACCGGTCGCCTCCCGGCACGCCGGGCCCGCCGAGCTGCTGGCGCTGTCCCGGGCCGTCGGGGAGCACGACGGCACGCAGATCGAGGCGATCGTCGCGGGCTGTCTCGACCAGTTCAGCGACGCGGAGATCGACCTGTTCACGGAGATGAGCGCGGCGGCGGGGCGGCCGCTGAACTGGAACGTCCTGACCATCGACGCGGCCGTGCCCGAGCGGGTGCCCCGGCAGCTCCTGGCGAGCGAGCAGGCGCGGAAGGCGGGCGGCCGGGTCGTGGCCCTCACCATGCCGATCCTCACGCCGATGAACATGTCGCTGGGGACCTTCTGCGCGCTGAACCTCATCCCCGGGTGGGGGCCGGTTCTCGGGCTGCCCGTGCCCGAGCGGATCGAGAGGCTGCGCGACCCGGACGTACGGGACGGGATGCTGCGCCGCGCCCGGTCCAAGGAGGCGGGCGTCTTCCGGCGGCTGGCGAACTTCGGGCGGTACGTCATCGGCGACACCTACAGCCAGGCGAACGCCGGGCTGACCGGCCGGGTGGTCAAGGACATCGCCGAGGAGCGCGGCCAGGAGCCCTTCGCGTGCCTGGTGGAGATCTGCGCCAACGACGAACTGCGCACGGTGCTGTGGCCGATGCCGCCCGACAACGACCCGGCGTCCTGGGCACTGCGGGCGGAGACCTGGCGGCACGAGGACGTGCTGCTCGGCGGGTCCGACGCGGGGGCGCACCTGGACCGGATGTGCGGGGCGCCGTACACGACCCGGTTCCTCGGGGACTGTCTGCGCGGCCGGAAGCTGGCCGGTCTGGAACAGGCCGTGAAGATGCTGACCGACGACCCGGCCCGGCTCTTCGGCCTGCGGGAGCGGGGGCAGGTGCGGGAGGGCTGGCACGCGGACCTCGTCCTGTTCGACCCCGAGCGGATCGACGCGGGCCCCGCCACCCTCGTGCACGACCTGCCGGGTGACAGCCCGCGGCTGGACTCCCGCGCACTGGGCGTGCGGGCCGTGTGGGTCAACGGGGTCGAGGCGATCCGGGACGACGTGGTGACGGGCGCCGTGCCGGGGCGGGTGCTGCGCTCCGGCCGGGACACGGAGACGGTGAGCACGAGGTGA
- a CDS encoding TIGR03619 family F420-dependent LLM class oxidoreductase, translating to MAYGIQLPVQSQSTLYAEPWEAAAGPGDLLAVARAADRAGFAYLASCDHVAIPRRLASAMSTVWYDPVATLAFLAAATERTRLLSHVAVVGLRHPLLSAKQYATLDHLSGGRLILGVGAGHVLEEFEALGADFERRGAVLDESIDALRAALGAEEFPEHHGKLYDFEGLGQRPRPAQDRVPLWVGGSSPAAVRRAALKGDGWLPQGDPRDQLPDRIARIRRLREEAGTEGPFTVGAIAEPLYVGAPGWEVGRRTVSGPAERIAESLRAYRAMGVDQVQVRFRSRSRDELVGQIQQFGEEVAPLLP from the coding sequence CTGGCGTACGGGATACAGCTCCCGGTCCAGTCCCAGAGCACCCTCTACGCCGAACCCTGGGAAGCCGCCGCCGGGCCCGGGGACCTGCTCGCCGTGGCCCGCGCCGCCGACCGCGCCGGCTTCGCCTACCTGGCGAGCTGCGACCACGTCGCCATCCCGCGGCGCCTCGCGTCCGCGATGAGCACGGTCTGGTACGACCCGGTCGCCACCCTCGCCTTCCTCGCGGCGGCCACCGAGCGGACCCGGCTGCTCAGCCACGTCGCCGTGGTGGGGCTGCGGCATCCGCTGCTCAGCGCCAAGCAGTACGCCACCCTCGACCATCTGTCGGGCGGCCGGCTGATCCTCGGGGTCGGCGCCGGGCACGTCCTGGAGGAGTTCGAGGCGCTGGGCGCCGACTTCGAGCGGCGCGGGGCCGTGCTGGACGAGTCGATCGACGCCCTGCGCGCCGCCCTCGGGGCCGAGGAGTTCCCCGAACACCACGGCAAGCTGTACGACTTCGAGGGGCTCGGGCAGCGGCCCCGCCCGGCGCAGGACCGGGTCCCCCTCTGGGTCGGCGGTTCCTCGCCCGCCGCCGTACGGCGGGCCGCGCTCAAGGGCGACGGCTGGCTGCCGCAGGGAGACCCGAGGGATCAACTGCCGGACCGCATCGCGCGGATACGGCGGCTCAGGGAGGAGGCCGGGACCGAGGGGCCGTTCACCGTCGGCGCCATCGCCGAGCCCCTGTACGTCGGGGCGCCGGGCTGGGAGGTCGGGCGGCGGACGGTCAGCGGGCCCGCCGAGCGCATCGCCGAGTCGCTGCGGGCCTATCGCGCGATGGGGGTGGACCAGGTCCAGGTGCGGTTCCGCAGCCGGAGCCGGGACGAACTCGTCGGCCAGATCCAGCAGTTCGGGGAGGAGGTCGCACCGCTGCTGCCGTAA
- a CDS encoding endonuclease/exonuclease/phosphatase family protein, which produces MRIVTWNLWWRFGPWQARQKAILTALRELRPDVVGLQEVWAADGENLAEWLACELGLHCAWAASPAPERWRRRIGDPTVDIGNAVLSRWPVVDRAVLPLPAPADTNDGRLALYARLAGPHHEVPFFTTHFTSPVHASAVRCRQVAALAEFVARHRGDTPFPPVVTGDLNAWPDSDEIRLLGGYKSAPAVPRQVLLDAWEYADPAAPSATWDRANPYVAPTHEPSVRIDYIHVGPPGPGGLGHVRDVRRACDGPVDGVWPSDHAAVLADLADRADPDGA; this is translated from the coding sequence ATGCGGATCGTGACGTGGAACCTGTGGTGGCGCTTCGGGCCCTGGCAGGCACGGCAGAAGGCGATTCTCACGGCCCTGAGGGAACTGCGCCCGGACGTCGTCGGCCTCCAGGAGGTGTGGGCCGCCGACGGCGAGAACCTCGCCGAGTGGCTCGCCTGCGAGCTGGGCCTGCACTGCGCCTGGGCCGCCTCGCCCGCCCCGGAGCGCTGGCGGCGGCGGATCGGGGACCCCACGGTGGACATAGGCAACGCCGTGCTCAGCAGATGGCCGGTGGTGGACCGGGCCGTGCTGCCGCTGCCCGCCCCGGCCGACACGAACGACGGCCGGCTGGCCCTCTACGCCCGCCTGGCCGGCCCTCACCACGAAGTGCCCTTCTTCACCACCCACTTCACCTCCCCCGTGCACGCCTCGGCGGTCCGCTGCCGCCAGGTGGCCGCGCTCGCCGAGTTCGTCGCCCGGCACCGCGGCGACACCCCGTTCCCGCCCGTCGTCACCGGCGACCTCAACGCCTGGCCCGACTCCGACGAGATCCGTCTCCTCGGCGGCTACAAGTCCGCCCCGGCGGTGCCCCGCCAGGTCCTCCTCGACGCCTGGGAGTACGCCGACCCGGCCGCCCCCTCCGCCACCTGGGACAGGGCCAACCCGTACGTGGCGCCGACCCACGAGCCGAGCGTGCGCATCGACTACATCCACGTGGGCCCGCCCGGCCCCGGCGGACTCGGCCACGTACGGGACGTCCGGCGGGCGTGCGACGGGCCGGTGGACGGGGTGTGGCCCTCCGACCACGCGGCCGTCCTGGCCGACCTGGCGGACCGGGCCGACCCGGACGGGGCCTGA
- a CDS encoding response regulator transcription factor — MRTSRKLSVALACPEGPWPHPDWPAPDDPYVERAVSLRPPPPFRVPDGVDVVVLRCAEPLGGLRELRADGVPVIVIGPHRDAETIVEVFRGGAAYLVEDDYCTCMLSSAVVGATIGHTYLSPAACAALREGARQASTQDTALERLRGQLSPRERQIMELLSTGLGAQEIGLRLRLSEKTVRNNLSNIYAKLDARGSTDAVLRWLGAASVLRI; from the coding sequence GTGCGCACTTCCCGGAAACTCTCCGTCGCCCTCGCCTGCCCCGAGGGCCCCTGGCCGCATCCCGACTGGCCGGCCCCGGACGACCCGTACGTCGAACGGGCGGTGAGCCTGCGCCCGCCCCCGCCCTTCCGCGTCCCGGACGGCGTCGACGTCGTCGTCCTTCGCTGCGCCGAACCGCTCGGCGGCCTGAGGGAGTTGCGGGCCGACGGGGTGCCGGTGATCGTGATCGGTCCGCACCGGGACGCCGAGACCATCGTGGAGGTGTTCCGGGGCGGCGCCGCGTACCTGGTCGAGGACGACTACTGCACCTGCATGCTCTCCTCGGCCGTCGTCGGGGCCACCATCGGGCACACCTACCTCTCCCCGGCGGCCTGCGCGGCCCTGCGCGAGGGGGCTCGGCAGGCGTCCACGCAGGACACGGCGCTGGAGCGGCTGCGCGGGCAGCTCTCCCCGCGCGAGCGGCAGATCATGGAGTTGCTGTCGACCGGGCTGGGCGCGCAGGAGATCGGGCTGCGGTTACGGCTGAGCGAGAAGACCGTCCGCAACAACCTCAGCAACATCTACGCCAAGCTGGACGCCCGCGGCAGCACGGACGCGGTCCTGAGGTGGCTGGGAGCCGCGTCCGTGCTTCGCATCTGA
- a CDS encoding response regulator has protein sequence MIRAMIADDDALVRLGLTDLLDGDPGIEVVAQASDGLHAVEQATAHRVDVALVDVRMPRMDGITATARLRVLPHPPRVITLTTFDLDEYVYDALAAGADGFLLKDTDPAEILRAVHLVAAGSAMLHPRAARRLIDRYHRSGGPQATAARARLDKLTPRERDVLTLLARGETNADIADRLGMRESTVKAHVSRILTALEVTNRVQAALLARDAGLTA, from the coding sequence ATGATCCGCGCCATGATCGCCGACGACGACGCCCTGGTCCGCCTGGGCCTGACCGACCTCCTCGACGGCGACCCGGGGATCGAGGTCGTCGCCCAGGCGTCCGACGGCCTGCACGCCGTCGAGCAGGCCACCGCGCACCGCGTCGACGTCGCCCTCGTGGACGTCCGCATGCCCCGCATGGACGGCATCACGGCCACGGCCCGGCTGCGCGTCCTGCCCCACCCCCCGAGGGTGATCACGCTGACCACCTTCGATCTCGACGAGTACGTCTACGACGCCCTCGCGGCCGGGGCCGACGGCTTCCTGCTGAAGGACACGGACCCGGCCGAGATCCTGCGCGCGGTCCACCTCGTCGCCGCGGGCTCGGCGATGCTCCACCCCCGTGCCGCCCGCCGGCTCATCGACCGCTACCACCGCTCGGGCGGCCCGCAGGCGACCGCCGCCCGTGCCCGGCTCGACAAGCTCACACCCCGGGAACGCGATGTGCTGACCCTGCTCGCCCGGGGGGAGACCAACGCCGACATCGCCGACCGCCTCGGCATGCGCGAGAGCACCGTCAAGGCCCACGTCAGCCGCATCCTCACCGCGCTGGAGGTCACCAACCGGGTGCAGGCGGCCCTGCTGGCCCGGGACGCCGGCCTCACCGCCTGA
- a CDS encoding nitroreductase/quinone reductase family protein, protein MSRLSDRRFRAATSFQRRVNPLMRRLPLQSVLETKGRVSGLPRRTPVGGRRAGDSFWLVSEFGERSQYVRNIKADPRVRVRIRGRWHTGVAHLLPDDDPVARLRRLPRFNGLGVRAFGTDLLTVRVDLAD, encoded by the coding sequence ATGTCCCGCCTCAGCGACCGGAGGTTCCGCGCCGCCACGTCCTTCCAGCGCCGCGTCAACCCGCTGATGCGGCGCCTCCCCCTCCAGAGCGTGCTGGAGACGAAGGGCCGCGTCTCGGGCCTGCCCCGCCGCACACCGGTGGGCGGCCGCCGCGCCGGCGACTCCTTCTGGCTGGTGTCGGAGTTCGGCGAACGGTCGCAGTACGTGCGCAACATCAAGGCCGACCCGCGGGTGCGCGTGCGGATCCGGGGCCGCTGGCACACGGGGGTCGCACATCTGCTGCCGGACGACGACCCGGTGGCGCGGCTGCGGCGGCTGCCGAGGTTCAACGGGCTGGGGGTGCGGGCGTTCGGGACGGACCTGCTGACAGTGCGGGTGGATCTGGCGGACTGA
- a CDS encoding LLM class flavin-dependent oxidoreductase → MEFGVFVQGYVGKRAETDPLAEHKALMEETEYVIQADRSGFKYAWASEHHFLDEYSHLSANDVFLGYLAHATERIHLGSGIFNPLAPVNHPVKVAEKVAMLDHLSEGRFEFGSGRGAGSHEILGFMPGVTDMNHTKEIWEETIAEFPKMWLQDEYAGFQGKHWSLPPRKVLPKPYGASHPAMWYAAGSPPSYAMAAKKGLGVLGFSVQKVSDMEWVLEQYKTAIVDAEPVGDFVNDNVMVTTTAICAPTHAEAVRIAANGQLHYLPSLVFRYHDTFPRPEGFPVWPQTLPEYTEEFVEVLIEEELLICGDPDEVLTQCQRWERAGADQLSFGLPVGVPKEETLQTIRLVGEYVIPKIDTDPVHRTSRFRQGG, encoded by the coding sequence TTGGAATTCGGGGTCTTCGTACAGGGATACGTGGGCAAACGGGCCGAGACCGACCCGCTCGCCGAACACAAGGCGCTGATGGAGGAGACCGAGTACGTCATCCAGGCGGACAGGTCGGGCTTCAAGTACGCCTGGGCCTCCGAGCACCACTTCCTGGATGAGTACTCACACCTGTCCGCCAACGACGTCTTCCTCGGGTACCTGGCACACGCCACGGAACGGATCCACCTGGGCTCGGGCATCTTCAATCCGCTCGCCCCGGTGAACCACCCCGTGAAGGTCGCCGAGAAGGTCGCCATGCTCGACCATCTCAGTGAGGGCCGGTTCGAGTTCGGCAGCGGGCGGGGCGCCGGCTCCCACGAGATCCTGGGGTTCATGCCGGGGGTGACCGACATGAACCACACCAAGGAGATCTGGGAAGAGACCATCGCCGAGTTCCCCAAGATGTGGCTCCAGGACGAGTACGCCGGTTTCCAGGGCAAACACTGGTCGCTGCCGCCGAGGAAGGTCCTGCCGAAGCCGTACGGCGCCTCGCACCCGGCGATGTGGTACGCGGCCGGGTCGCCGCCGTCGTACGCCATGGCGGCGAAGAAGGGGCTCGGGGTGCTCGGCTTCAGCGTGCAGAAGGTCTCCGACATGGAGTGGGTGCTGGAGCAGTACAAGACGGCGATCGTCGACGCCGAGCCGGTCGGGGACTTCGTCAACGACAACGTGATGGTGACGACCACGGCGATCTGTGCGCCGACGCACGCGGAGGCGGTGCGCATCGCGGCGAACGGGCAGTTGCACTATCTGCCGTCGCTGGTGTTCCGGTACCACGACACGTTTCCCAGGCCGGAGGGGTTTCCGGTGTGGCCGCAGACGCTGCCGGAGTACACCGAGGAGTTCGTGGAGGTCCTCATCGAGGAGGAGCTGCTGATCTGCGGGGATCCGGACGAGGTGCTCACGCAGTGTCAGCGGTGGGAGCGGGCCGGGGCGGATCAGTTGAGCTTCGGGTTGCCGGTGGGGGTGCCGAAGGAGGAGACCCTGCAGACGATTCGGCTGGTCGGGGAGTACGTGATTCCGAAGATCGATACGGATCCTGTGCATCGGACTTCGCGGTTCCGGCAGGGGGGTTGA
- a CDS encoding CehA/McbA family metallohydrolase: MCEDNRGGLGRRALFVTGAAAALTLGSVSFASAADGNQDDGLQESRTVRGTLPPGSPDFVYVPVEVPAGVREIKVAYTYDRPSVPAGTTGNALDIGIFDERGTELGGRGFRGWSGGARTEFFLRADEATPGYLPGPVREGTWHIALGPYTVAPQGLSYEITITLTYGEPGEAAEPVYPPDRAKGRGRAWYRGDCHLHSWYSDGRRTPAEIGALARAAGLDFINSSEHNTHSAHAHWSDVAGDDLLVMLGEEVTTRNGHVVALGTDPGTFVDWRYRARDNRFGRFARQIRRAGGLVVPAHPHATCVGCNWKFGFGEADAVEVWNGPYTPDDEVALADWDSMLVASVRDGRDWIPAMGSSDAHRDPDAVGRPQTVVLADDLTRRAIQEGIRAGRSYVAESAKVELSFGASGGRGEHAGIGERLRVDRDTPVTVRLEVTGAPRCTVRFVTDQGVLHTSPPLPVSGSGVVEWRTTPSYAAYVRAELRHEAAAGPVPGALAAFTNPIFLGRPVD, translated from the coding sequence ATGTGCGAGGACAACCGCGGCGGGCTCGGCCGGCGCGCTCTGTTCGTGACGGGAGCGGCCGCCGCGCTTACGTTGGGAAGCGTGAGCTTCGCTTCAGCGGCCGACGGGAACCAGGACGACGGGCTCCAGGAGAGCAGAACGGTGCGCGGCACCCTGCCGCCCGGCTCCCCCGACTTCGTGTACGTGCCCGTCGAGGTCCCGGCCGGTGTCCGGGAGATCAAGGTCGCCTACACCTACGACCGCCCGTCCGTTCCGGCCGGCACCACCGGCAACGCCCTCGACATCGGCATCTTCGACGAGCGCGGCACCGAGCTGGGCGGCCGGGGCTTCAGGGGCTGGTCGGGCGGGGCGCGCACGGAGTTCTTCCTCCGCGCGGACGAGGCGACGCCCGGTTACCTCCCGGGCCCGGTGCGCGAGGGCACCTGGCACATCGCGCTCGGCCCGTACACGGTCGCCCCGCAGGGCCTGTCGTACGAGATCACGATCACGCTGACGTACGGCGAGCCGGGCGAGGCCGCCGAGCCGGTGTACCCGCCGGACCGGGCGAAGGGCCGGGGCCGGGCCTGGTACCGGGGCGACTGCCATCTGCACTCCTGGTACTCCGACGGCCGCCGCACCCCCGCCGAGATCGGGGCGCTGGCGCGGGCGGCGGGGCTGGACTTCATCAACTCCTCCGAGCACAACACGCACTCGGCGCACGCCCACTGGTCGGACGTGGCCGGGGACGACCTGCTGGTGATGCTGGGCGAGGAGGTCACCACGCGCAACGGTCACGTGGTCGCGCTCGGCACGGACCCGGGCACCTTCGTCGACTGGCGCTACCGGGCCCGCGACAACCGCTTCGGCCGGTTCGCCCGCCAGATCCGCCGCGCCGGGGGCCTGGTCGTCCCGGCCCATCCGCACGCCACGTGCGTCGGCTGCAACTGGAAGTTCGGCTTCGGCGAGGCGGACGCGGTCGAGGTGTGGAACGGCCCCTACACGCCCGACGACGAGGTGGCCCTCGCCGACTGGGACAGCATGCTGGTGGCGTCCGTACGGGACGGGCGCGACTGGATCCCGGCGATGGGCAGCAGCGACGCCCACCGCGACCCGGACGCCGTCGGGCGGCCCCAGACGGTCGTCCTGGCCGACGACCTGACCCGCCGGGCGATCCAGGAGGGCATCCGGGCGGGGCGGTCGTACGTCGCCGAGTCCGCCAAGGTCGAGCTGTCGTTCGGGGCGTCCGGCGGGCGCGGGGAACACGCGGGTATCGGCGAGCGGTTGCGGGTGGACCGCGACACCCCGGTCACCGTCCGCCTGGAGGTCACCGGCGCCCCGCGCTGCACGGTCCGCTTCGTCACCGACCAGGGCGTGCTGCACACCAGTCCCCCGCTGCCGGTGTCCGGCTCGGGAGTCGTCGAGTGGCGGACGACACCGTCGTACGCGGCGTACGTACGGGCGGAACTGCGGCACGAGGCGGCGGCGGGGCCGGTGCCGGGTGCGCTGGCGGCGTTCACGAACCCGATCTTCCTGGGGCGCCCTGTCGACTGA